The genomic segment atatcacaggtaccctataaatgcatacaattatgtatcaataaaaacatCAGCACACTTGAGCTTGAGAAGTGGCATCCTGGATGATAAACTCAGCTTCCTATCTGACCTGTACTTTCATAATCCCTCCAGCATGTGAGCTACCTCTCCCTACCCCATCAGCCACACACCAAGGTAAAGCACTAACTCGAAAATCTCACACCTCTCTTATGCCCCTGAGATGATTTTTTTAGCTTCCTTTAGGACTTCATCAGCACACTTCTGACTACACTCGATTCCTTGACCAGCCCCCTCTATGGTCAGCAGGCTGATTGAAGCTATCACTAAAATTTGTCACTCTTCTATCTCTCTATTAAACTTTTACTCATCTGCCCTGCTGTTCCCCATTCAGGCTTCTCTGAATCTTCTTCATGGTTTAGAGAGAAAGCTGTTAGGAAAATTCAGGAATGAAGCTAACATACCACAAACTCACTCTTATTTCAGTTGTACCTTACTTGATGCTTGGCTATAATGTCTGGCCACAATATCTGGTCAATTTCCTAGCAAATTCCGTCAATAgctattctaacctttcccactGTCAGGATTaaaatctctatttctttatCATTCTCAGCCCTCACTGTAATAAGTCATCAACTTCTACATCCCTTCACTTCTACAGAGCTGATTCCAAccccattctcttttttcctttctgtctattCCCTCCTTTTTGTCTCTAAGATCAACTATGccacttatatttaatatttagtctCATGCAGCCCCGTTTCTTCTAAGTCCTTCTCCCCTCAATTATCTCCACTCTCCAGGTCTTTACTCTctcctctggcttcttttgctttaCTTGTAAACATGCCAAGCTCTTTCCTATTTGTCTAAACTCCAAGTTCCCCGGGCACCATGGCTATGTTTGATTTGTTCACCCCCGTCCTTGGCTCATAGAGGGTGTTAAAAAAGTAATGGTTACTAgttgaataaaacattttttgtttcttatttctcccGGTAACCTTTCTGGGTCTTTTCCTGACACACTTCTTGAATGagcacctttcttcttttctttctattgaaaCCAGTTTGTTGACGGTCACTGATATGCCCCTAAATGCCAATCTTAGTGCCTTTTCTCAGCCTCTGTTTTGAATCTCTCTGTAGCATGTTATTATTGACCCCTTGAAACTCTTTAATCTTTGTTCCCAGAACCCTTGGTTCATCCTGTCATCTAATTGTggcttttcttcttcatcttcccaaAATGAAAGGTGTCCTAGGTTCAGTCCTTGGCCCTCTTATCTTCTTCCCTCTGCAATGTCTCTGTTGAAATTGTCCTTCAACCTGCTGTCATCAACTATGCTACCAGTGTGGATAATGCAAAACTCTCTCTCGCCCCAATCCTCTTACTGAGCCCCAATGCCACACTTTCAAATACCCAGCAGACACCATCTGTAGATACTTTCATGTGAAAGTATCTTCATGCTTCTTCCTGTGAAAAAGTCAAGCCCCAAGTATGAACTTGATCAAGTAGATAAGAGGTAGCAGCGTCTTACCACGGCCCGCTTCATAAAAGCCTCCTGGGTGGCCTTCTTGTTTGCAGCCTTGCCACCCCAGGCTGCCAGTGCGCTGGCCTGCAGGGCCCGTCCGTAAGAGAAACTTAGTTTCCAGGGCTTTGGTAGGGGGCAAAGGTTGATAGCATTGAGGTTCAGAGTAGCATCCTCTTCACTCATGCCGCCAGACAAAAAGCAGATGCCTGGTAGGAGAGAAGCCATTCCACTCTATTAGTCCCAGCTATGTGCCCCGCTTGAGAAAGCAAGCAGTGAGCCGAAAAGAAACGTAATCCCTCAATCTTTTCTCTGCTTGATTTGCGTGGGACTGGGTCAGAGAAATCAGTTTACCTTTGCTGAGGCTAGTTGGGCTAAAGAGAGAAAGGTTTTAAATAAGTAAAGAGGGCAGTGCAATGTTGAGGAAATACATGGACTGTGTGCATTTGGACAAACTCAGGATGCTCGGCATCTTGGAGTGGGAGGGGAAATGTTGGCTGCCTGTGAGATAGCAGAGGTCTGTTTCACAAATAGAAGCAGACTTCTGGGCAAACACAAATGCTTGTGGTGCTCCTTCAAAGGATGAGGGCTAACACCTCGAGTCAGGGAAGAAAGAAGGCCCTACCAGGAACAGCTGCAGGAACAGTACGGTGGAGAGCTGTGACGGTGGCCATAGCCACTTGTTCTGGAGTATACTTCTTGGTGCAGGCATGACCAGCAGTCACCATGTTGGGCTTTAGCAAGGTGCCCTCCAGGTAAACATGATGGTCATTCAGGGCCTTGTAGACAGCAGCCAGGACCTGAAGGAAAGAAGTCCAAACAGGTGAAATGTAAAGCTAGTCTTAGAGACACTTGACCTTAGCACTTCTACACTACAGGGATGCAGGATGAAAGAATTCCCATTTTGGCCAAAGTTTCCAAGCCAGCCTCTTGACCTCATCAGGGACATGTGTTGCAAACAATAGCCACTGAGCACAATCACACTGGCCTATCCCCACAACCCCTAATCTATTACAGCTGCTCCATCGCATGAACTATTGTCATGGCTCTGCTTCCTGGAGgcccttcattcctttcttcccatTACTCCCTTGGTCAGTGTCATCCCCTCTTGAGATTGCCTTGATTTTGCTAGTGGGGGACATCTAAACTGGCCTCCACTCTCCATCCCCACGGAAGCTGAGTGGTCATAAAAGTATACATTttagaggccaggtgcagtggttcatgcctgtaatcctagtactttgggaagctgaagcgggaagatcacttgagcccaggagtttgagaccagcctgggcaacacagcaagatcttgtctctacaagaaaaatttaaaaaattagccgtgaatggtggtgcacacctgtagtcccagctactcaggaggctgaggcaggtggatagcttgaacccaggagtttgaggttgctgtgagctttgataatgccactgcactctaacccaggcaacagagtgagaccatgtctcaaacaaaacaaaacaaaaaaacaaaaacaaacaaaacccccaaaaaaacatacattttagagACAGAAGTGCTTTTAGATCTCATGCAGCCCACATAACTTTGCAAGTGGAGAAACTAAGGTCAGGTGACATTAtgactctctttctctccatgtaTGAGAACCACCCTCTTTTAGATATACTGTGTCTAATTTAGAAAGTCAAATGTGAATACTTTCtaattacattttcttatatgagtctcatatcttatttttaaatttcttagtaTACACATAATAGAACTGAGGTCCAAGAGAGATAATATCATTTGCTCAAGATCCCACAAGTGGAGAAAAGTGGATTCCCCAACCCAAGTATTGGTATTGCAAATCTTGTGCTTCTTCCATAAGAAGCATTCCATATACCAAAAAACTGAAGGATTGATAAGCACTTCCTTACCTTCTCAATGCTATGTAATGATTCTAACCTAAAGACTATTGCAAATGTACAGCTGTTATATGTTAAGTAACAGCTGCtacttaaaaataagatttatcaAGTAGAATGGGGACTTTTATATTTAAGACTTACCTTCTCGGTAACATACTGGCACTGTTCCAGGTCATGGTCTCCATCAGGAATTACCTCTGGCTCAACAATAGGTACTAGCCCATTCTAAAAGGAAAAGTGGGGAGAAAAAGTGAAGCTGTGCTCACTGTGATCCTTTCCTTAGGAGGAGCTTCAACAGTTGCATTGGTACAAAGTGAAGCCCTTATGGAGAAATACTATATAGGTGActtaaaaacagtgaaaagaaattGATGGAGTATCTAGTGAGTATTTGTGGCTTAACCAAGAAAGAACAGTGAGgtttaaaaaaagcttttcagaatggggtaaaaaataaatacaaatcctGTATACAGTATTTGTaaatatacagaaattattctatattttttattaatactacaGACTATTCTAGTGGCTTCAATACCTAGCTGCCACACTTTTAGGGCACTCATGCTTAAATCACTAAGAAAGAAACTTCTAGTGTGGGTTAATGAAGGAATTCAAGCAGTGTTTACAGTTCTAATTGGGAATCTCCAGGTGCCCGCAACTCCAGTAGCCCCAACATAGGACCTACAGAAGCAAATCAGACTTAACTTGGACCCAGAGTCACCTCAATATGTGTTGGAAACTTTAGCTCAGGTCACCATCCTGGGAGAAATTACTTGGATTGGAACTCGGTCAGAGCTACCACCCTCCAGCGGGGGATCCAAGAGAGTCATATCTTGGACCTTATGGAGTATAGACAAGTAAGTGGCCTGTCCTCATGAGCTTGACCATTTTTGAGGCAGCTTATAGAGCTTCAGCAGAGGGCATCAGTTGATGACATTAGCCTTTGAATTCATAGCTTATAGTTGAATTCACAGTTAGGCTCATGGGACCAAATCTTTCTCTACCATACTGGGCTATAGCAAAAGTAGTGAAAAATGACACTAGAATATACCAGTGAGGGAAGAAGAAGGCTCATGTGCAGTTATGGTAAAATTGAAAAGAGAGACTCTGAAGAAAGCTCCAGCCCACTGTTTTCCAGCCCTAGGGGGAGGCAGAGCACCTGCTGACAGATGCTGGCGTAGCGGGCCAGGGCATTGGCATTTTCCTGGATGGCGAGGCTGGATGGACACTGGTCGGCAATCCTCAGCACAGCACGCCACTTCCCAAAGTCAACGCCGTCTTTCTTGTACTGAGCACAGCGCTCTGAGAGGCCATCAAGCCCTGCAAGTcacaagagagagaaaggctTCTTTGCACCCCAGTACCTGGTCCATGGGGCCTCTGACAAAGTGGAGGAATTCTCCCTTGGCTTAGCTTTGGGTCCACAGAGTTGAGGACTGAAACCCTCAAGCATATAAACGTTAATCACAGTACTGGATCAAAAGACCTAGCATAAATAAATATGGTTTTGTTGTGCATATTGGCTACTTCATAAGTAGAATAGAGGGAACCAATAGTTAATatcatgctcattttacagatgtagaaactgaggctctgactGGTTAAGTGACTTTACTGGTTAAGTTTGAACAGCTAAAGAATGATAGGACTGAGATTCAAATTCTGCTTAGCTAACCCAGTTAATACTTGTTCTCTTGGGCAGTGAAATATCTTGCAAAATTATCTAAGTAGCATGTGATAGaaacaggattcaaacccaggtgtgTCTGAACCCAGAGCTTGGTACCTTTCCTCTACTATTTCTAgacttctttctaaaaataatggTTCCAGGTACAGAGTACTTTCTCTGTGCAAGGTACTGTGGTAAGCACTTTATGTACATTGTCTAATTTAACCCCCACAATAGTTATCCCACTTTAAAGATaggagaactgaggctcagaacatTTAAGTGACTGTCCCAAGGTCACACACGTTATTAAGTGGAGGAGCTGTGATTGCAAACAAGGTCTGCATGGCTCTAAGACCAGTGttatattgatattttctttgcctttgctcCCTTCTTTACTTGCCTTCATTCCTAGCGCACATTGGCATGATTCATATCAGCAGCCAATATCCTTACCTTGAATAGTGGTTTCTTTGTTTGTTCCTGCAAGGGGAGCACCTCCTTGGTCCAACTGTGGATACAGATATTAACAAGTAATTAGCAGGTATCAGATGTCAGTAAGACACAAGCAGAATTCCTGGTGCTAACTAATAGTTGACATCTTTTACAAACCAAGGAATTGAATGAAAAAGTGTACTAGTCATTgtgggaacacaattcagtccatagcagacgGGAAGGTACCTGGAAGAAGCAATGTGAGAGTGTCTAgcctgacatttactgagcatctgcacATACCAGGCATTGTGTTTGTACAGAGGTAAAGAAAATAAGGATGCAGCCTCGACTCTCAACATGGAAGCTAATGTCATGAGCCCAAGAGTTAGATAGTCTGAACTGGCTCTAACTTTGCCTTGCCACGTGGGCAGGTTAcattcagttttttcatctgtaaaataagggtaatAATTGAGTCtacctccagaattgtgaggaggattaaatgagtgctTGGAATTGTAAGCACCATACAAATACTAATTTTTACTCTTGGGAAGTTCATGTGCTACTAGAAGACCAAGTTAGAATACAGAACAGTAAGTGCTTTAATTATAATAGCTACCATTAAATGAATAATTGTTATGTgataggaaatgttttaaaaactcatttcattcttttaagaCCATTATGAACTATGCACTATTATTCTctttgaagaaatgagaaaattgagatgtCAAGGTCCCTGGTAGAAAACTTGGTTGGAAAAATAGTGCACTGGAGGAAAATGTCTAGAAGAAGATCTGGCTCTCAGTGGGAAGATGATGATGGAAAAGAGTGAGAGGAGaaatgaaatgatgagaatgttTGGTGTGTCGGCCTTGCCCTGGCCATTGTGCTGGGAGTTTGCCCAGGACACCAGGCAGAGGTGAGGCGTGAATGGAAGTATTCACCTTGATTCCCACCACGATCCCCTTCTCCTTGAGGATGTTTCTGAACAGCTTTCCCTGGCTGTCCTTCTGGTAGAGGGTCTCATGGAAGAGGATCACTCCCCCGATGCTCTGGTTGATGGAATTGTCCACGGAGAAGAGGATTTCTCGGAACTGCCGGCGGTTTTCCTCGGTGTTTTCCACCTTGATCCTCTGCAGACGGTTTCCC from the Eulemur rufifrons isolate Redbay chromosome 7, OSU_ERuf_1, whole genome shotgun sequence genome contains:
- the ALDOB gene encoding fructose-bisphosphate aldolase B, whose translation is MAHQYPALSSEQKKELSEIAQRIVANGKGILAADESVGTMGNRLQRIKVENTEENRRQFREILFSVDNSINQSIGGVILFHETLYQKDSQGKLFRNILKEKGIVVGIKLDQGGAPLAGTNKETTIQGLDGLSERCAQYKKDGVDFGKWRAVLRIADQCPSSLAIQENANALARYASICQQNGLVPIVEPEVIPDGDHDLEQCQYVTEKVLAAVYKALNDHHVYLEGTLLKPNMVTAGHACTKKYTPEQVAMATVTALHRTVPAAVPGICFLSGGMSEEDATLNLNAINLCPLPKPWKLSFSYGRALQASALAAWGGKAANKKATQEAFMKRAVANRQAATGQYVHTGSSGAASTQSLFTACYTY